From Nitrosopumilus zosterae, the proteins below share one genomic window:
- the pstS gene encoding phosphate ABC transporter substrate-binding protein PstS, which produces MRAKITSILLIATLVAILPPLNANASSMPDAPNPNVEFNLTGAGATFPFPLIDLWRVEYKNAYNNVNLNYQSIGSGGGIKQHIEKTVNFAASDAPMKESERELAPGTLHIPESIGGVVVAYNIPEVPNKGLKLTADVVSKIFLGEITKWNDPAITAENPGLNLPAKDIVTAHRSDGSGTTFVFTDYLTTVSPTWDEKIGAGKSVPWPTGLASAGNEGVAGIVKSTEYAIGYIELAYAFQTGMSYASIQNADKTAFIEPTLDSISAASSGVADTLPASEDSWAHVSIVNAPGPDSYPIASFTYLLVYDDLKQVTKNKDQAKAVIHMIHWMITDGQEFSSSLLYVPLADKVVELGKQGLSKVTYDGEILWDYKAASTGSLEIPKWIRDNAKWWSEGLISDQDYINGLQFLIKQGILKV; this is translated from the coding sequence ATGAGAGCAAAAATAACATCGATACTTTTGATCGCAACACTTGTTGCTATCTTGCCACCATTAAACGCAAACGCTTCTTCAATGCCAGATGCACCTAACCCAAACGTTGAATTTAATTTGACAGGGGCAGGTGCAACGTTTCCATTCCCTCTGATTGATTTGTGGAGAGTTGAGTACAAAAATGCATACAACAATGTAAATCTCAACTATCAATCGATTGGAAGTGGCGGTGGAATTAAACAACACATTGAAAAAACCGTAAACTTTGCAGCATCCGATGCCCCTATGAAGGAATCTGAAAGAGAGTTAGCTCCGGGAACACTACACATCCCTGAATCAATCGGCGGAGTAGTAGTTGCTTACAACATCCCTGAAGTTCCAAACAAAGGACTAAAACTAACAGCAGATGTTGTCTCTAAAATATTCTTGGGAGAAATTACAAAATGGAATGACCCTGCAATCACTGCAGAAAATCCTGGATTGAATCTTCCTGCCAAAGATATTGTTACCGCACATAGATCTGACGGTTCTGGGACAACATTCGTCTTTACAGATTACCTAACTACAGTCAGCCCAACTTGGGATGAGAAGATAGGTGCAGGAAAATCGGTTCCATGGCCTACAGGTCTTGCATCAGCAGGAAATGAAGGTGTTGCTGGAATTGTGAAATCTACTGAATATGCGATTGGCTACATTGAACTTGCATATGCATTCCAAACAGGAATGAGCTATGCATCAATTCAAAATGCTGACAAAACTGCATTCATCGAGCCTACATTAGACAGTATTTCTGCTGCATCTAGTGGGGTGGCAGATACTTTACCGGCATCTGAAGATAGTTGGGCTCACGTCTCAATTGTTAATGCCCCCGGTCCTGATTCATATCCAATTGCAAGCTTCACATATCTTCTTGTATATGATGATCTGAAACAAGTAACTAAAAACAAAGATCAAGCAAAAGCTGTAATTCACATGATTCATTGGATGATAACTGATGGTCAAGAATTCTCATCAAGCTTACTATATGTTCCACTTGCCGATAAGGTTGTAGAACTGGGAAAACAAGGATTGTCCAAAGTAACATATGATGGAGAAATTCTTTGGGATTACAAAGCAGCAAGCACTGGATCGCTAGAGATTCCAAAATGGATCAGAGACAATGCAAAATGGTGGTCAGAAGGACTGATATCTGATCAAGACTACATCAACGGACTACAATTCCTAATTAAACAAGGAATTCTCAAAGTCTAA
- a CDS encoding 6-bladed beta-propeller, with amino-acid sequence MFFSIFLAFSAVPSSFALGDYDLISEWGQFGISKPGYFSYPEFIAVDADGNSYISDLGNKRIQKFSSDGQYLTHWGQSGTLPGEFHYPSGIAVSSDFIFVADHDLHKIQKFYLNGTFADQWGSKGIHDGEFKYPNGIAVDSDNFVYVVDTGNQRIQKFTSDGEFVLSFGTSGMGSGQFLTAIGIDIDEQGDVYVTDKGNRKIEKFDSDGSFIKSFQFRGLNYVFSPSGIEVDPNGTIYVINSDTGRILHLKQDIGLTLNIFDKNGPYPQMFSSPTDIALGINGELLVVDSAGHKIYSLETPFYVEPEVSETIEIIEPEISEDYSSDKIDPTIMAPSNMILDATGLLTFVDIGQALAADTESGVKAILNNAPEEFSLGVSKVTWIAFDNAGNTAETYQTITINACGHVYSDYNMIIGTDGDDFIQGTSADDLIFGLSGVDIINGNDGDDCIFGGDGDDVIYGNNGNDTMMGNSGNDVLRGDSGYDILYSHSGSDVMDGGDDSDGCYSPADSQTDLLINCES; translated from the coding sequence ATGTTTTTTTCAATATTCTTAGCGTTTAGTGCAGTTCCATCTTCATTTGCCCTAGGAGATTATGATCTGATATCTGAATGGGGTCAGTTTGGAATATCAAAACCTGGATATTTTTCGTATCCTGAATTTATTGCAGTTGATGCAGATGGAAATTCATACATAAGTGATTTGGGCAATAAGCGAATTCAAAAATTCTCTAGTGATGGCCAATACCTTACTCATTGGGGGCAAAGTGGAACCTTGCCTGGAGAATTTCACTATCCTTCTGGAATTGCCGTGAGTAGTGATTTTATTTTTGTTGCAGACCATGACTTGCATAAAATTCAAAAATTCTATCTTAATGGAACGTTTGCTGATCAATGGGGCAGTAAAGGAATACATGACGGGGAATTCAAATATCCAAATGGGATTGCAGTTGATTCTGATAACTTTGTTTATGTTGTAGATACCGGCAATCAAAGAATCCAAAAATTTACTTCTGACGGCGAATTTGTCTTATCATTTGGTACAAGCGGAATGGGTTCTGGTCAATTTCTTACTGCAATTGGAATTGATATTGATGAACAAGGAGACGTATATGTGACTGATAAAGGAAATCGCAAAATCGAAAAATTTGATTCAGACGGTTCATTCATAAAGTCATTTCAATTTCGTGGATTGAATTATGTTTTTTCACCTTCAGGAATTGAAGTTGATCCTAACGGAACAATCTATGTTATAAATTCAGATACTGGCAGAATTTTACATCTTAAACAAGATATTGGTTTGACTCTTAATATTTTTGACAAAAACGGACCCTATCCTCAAATGTTTAGTTCTCCAACTGATATTGCATTGGGCATTAATGGCGAGTTACTTGTTGTAGATTCTGCAGGACACAAAATTTACTCTCTTGAAACTCCGTTCTATGTTGAACCAGAAGTTTCTGAAACAATTGAAATAATCGAACCTGAAATCAGCGAGGATTATTCTTCTGATAAAATTGACCCTACAATCATGGCACCAAGCAACATGATTCTAGACGCAACTGGATTGTTGACTTTTGTAGATATTGGTCAGGCATTAGCTGCTGATACTGAAAGTGGAGTGAAAGCAATTTTGAATAATGCTCCTGAAGAATTTTCTCTGGGTGTAAGTAAGGTTACGTGGATTGCATTTGATAATGCTGGCAATACTGCAGAAACATACCAGACCATCACCATTAATGCCTGCGGACATGTTTACTCTGATTATAACATGATAATAGGAACTGATGGTGATGACTTTATTCAAGGTACATCCGCCGATGATCTGATCTTTGGACTAAGCGGTGTTGATATTATTAACGGCAATGATGGGGATGATTGTATTTTTGGAGGTGACGGTGATGATGTAATCTATGGAAATAATGGAAATGATACTATGATGGGCAATTCTGGAAATGATGTATTAAGAGGTGATTCAGGATATGATATTCTTTATTCCCATTCTGGATCTGATGTGATGGATGGCGGAGATGACTCTGATGGATGTTACTCTCCAGCAGATTCTCAAACCGATCTGCTGATAAACTGCGAATCATAA
- a CDS encoding ABC transporter permease, whose protein sequence is MNTLMYDTYTIFWRELKRYKKSRSGVLIRLIQPAIWIIVIGNTFSGTQPLIQSVGFEGEYIEFMAPGVIILTAIFTSIFGGVNTLWDRRYGFMNKALTSPISRSAIALGKMSAISLIAAMQASLILGIALAIGVTFPNPIMIAPIMAIVILFSLGFSGISVIVAATAKSQETFWGVINFLGMPLFMLSPALFPLELLPNWLAMIAKLNPVTYTVLLVRELMTGISEGGISIALSLGVISVFVLVMVGLASYVFTREVNKPF, encoded by the coding sequence ATGAATACTTTGATGTATGATACCTATACGATTTTTTGGCGAGAACTAAAAAGATACAAAAAATCTAGAAGCGGCGTTTTGATTCGTTTGATTCAACCCGCAATTTGGATAATTGTTATTGGAAATACTTTTTCAGGAACTCAGCCCCTCATTCAGTCAGTCGGTTTTGAAGGTGAATACATTGAGTTTATGGCACCTGGCGTCATTATTCTTACTGCAATTTTTACAAGTATTTTTGGTGGTGTTAATACTCTTTGGGATAGACGTTATGGTTTTATGAATAAGGCTCTTACTTCTCCAATCTCTCGTTCTGCAATTGCACTTGGAAAAATGTCTGCAATTTCATTGATTGCAGCAATGCAAGCTAGTTTAATTCTGGGAATTGCTTTGGCAATAGGTGTTACTTTTCCAAATCCAATAATGATTGCCCCTATCATGGCAATAGTGATTTTGTTTTCATTGGGTTTTTCAGGAATCTCAGTGATTGTTGCCGCAACTGCAAAATCTCAGGAAACTTTTTGGGGTGTGATCAATTTTCTTGGCATGCCTTTATTCATGCTGAGCCCTGCATTATTTCCACTAGAATTACTGCCCAACTGGCTTGCAATGATAGCAAAACTCAATCCTGTTACCTACACTGTATTGCTGGTCAGGGAGCTGATGACAGGCATCTCTGAAGGTGGGATCTCAATAGCTTTGAGCCTTGGAGTCATCTCCGTGTTTGTTCTTGTAATGGTAGGTCTTGCAAGCTATGTGTTCACGCGTGAAGTAAACAAGCCATTCTGA
- a CDS encoding ATP-binding cassette domain-containing protein, whose amino-acid sequence MHSIETKSLTKSFGDVIAVNDVSFSVESGEIFGFLGPNGAGKSTTMMILTTLLKPTSGKALISGFDVSANPKKVRENIGYVQQETTVDEYLTGRENLLLQAKLNHIPKNEINVRIDAVLELIELSDKQHDSVVTYSGGMRKRLDIAGGLLHRPKVLFLDEPTVGLDIQTRRKIWKYLKKIHDEFEMTIFLTTHYMEEADQLCDRVGIIDGGKIQVIDSPKNMKNAMGNEVISILLEDGASQDSFLSELRKLEFVNKINVDGTKLTLFASNGTEVIPKIFQISSTLKIKITSIALTQPTLDDVFLSYTGHEIRDDDSKFNRKREHAKMKGLRA is encoded by the coding sequence TTGCATTCTATTGAAACAAAATCTCTGACAAAATCCTTTGGAGATGTAATAGCTGTAAATGATGTCTCTTTCTCAGTTGAAAGTGGAGAAATATTTGGATTCTTGGGGCCAAACGGTGCAGGAAAAAGTACCACCATGATGATTCTAACTACATTGCTAAAACCTACCTCTGGCAAAGCTCTGATTTCTGGATTCGATGTATCAGCAAATCCAAAAAAAGTCCGTGAGAATATTGGATACGTTCAACAAGAAACAACCGTTGATGAATACCTTACAGGACGAGAGAATCTTTTGTTGCAGGCAAAACTCAACCATATTCCAAAAAATGAAATAAATGTCAGAATTGATGCCGTTCTAGAATTAATTGAGCTCTCTGACAAACAGCATGATTCTGTAGTTACTTACTCTGGTGGAATGAGAAAAAGACTTGATATTGCAGGCGGTCTTTTGCACAGGCCAAAAGTCTTGTTTCTTGACGAGCCTACAGTTGGTCTGGATATCCAAACACGGAGAAAAATTTGGAAATATCTGAAAAAAATTCATGATGAATTTGAGATGACTATCTTTCTTACCACTCACTACATGGAAGAGGCTGATCAACTTTGCGACAGAGTTGGGATTATTGACGGTGGTAAGATTCAGGTAATTGATTCTCCCAAAAACATGAAAAATGCAATGGGTAACGAAGTAATTTCTATCCTTTTAGAGGATGGAGCAAGTCAGGATTCATTCTTGTCTGAACTTAGAAAGCTAGAGTTTGTAAACAAGATTAATGTTGATGGCACCAAGCTTACTTTGTTTGCATCAAATGGAACGGAGGTCATTCCAAAAATTTTCCAAATTTCATCCACACTAAAAATAAAAATTACTTCAATTGCTCTGACTCAACCAACACTTGATGATGTTTTTCTCTCCTATACTGGTCATGAAATAAGGGATGATGATTCAAAGTTTAATCGAAAACGAGAGCATGCCAAGATGAAGGGGTTACGTGCATGA
- a CDS encoding PRC-barrel domain-containing protein → MSVKLEGMPTNIATADSFTGKKVIDREGIRYGKVKHIHIHPDTLTVSGVTIHQGFNKDYFLSEDFIDKFSEETLLLSRPPVRTGVSVVDIDGHKIGKVKRLHRNPETSELESIEVTDGLMHSKILSKSEIWGIGEKIILRMSKEEFKKTE, encoded by the coding sequence ATGTCCGTAAAACTAGAAGGAATGCCTACAAACATTGCAACTGCCGATTCGTTTACTGGAAAAAAAGTGATAGACCGCGAGGGAATTCGATATGGTAAAGTCAAACACATCCACATTCATCCTGATACACTTACCGTATCCGGAGTGACAATCCATCAGGGATTCAACAAGGATTATTTTCTTTCCGAGGATTTCATTGACAAATTTTCTGAGGAAACTCTGCTTCTTAGCAGACCTCCTGTGAGAACCGGAGTTTCAGTGGTTGACATTGATGGCCATAAAATTGGCAAAGTCAAACGGCTACACAGAAATCCTGAAACCAGCGAACTTGAATCAATTGAAGTTACTGATGGTTTGATGCATTCTAAAATATTGTCCAAATCTGAAATTTGGGGAATCGGAGAAAAAATCATTCTGAGAATGAGTAAAGAAGAATTCAAAAAAACTGAATAA
- a CDS encoding nitroreductase/quinone reductase family protein produces MEIKEELFKPILITKGRNTGNPHSVMLLAVNFNGKIYFSRHRPDGDWFKNAIANPQVKIKYKDRVFSGHAKLITDEEFSKKISELKYPGEKRAKEKRVTIEITLDSA; encoded by the coding sequence ATGGAAATTAAGGAAGAGTTATTCAAGCCAATCCTAATCACAAAGGGGAGAAATACAGGTAATCCACATTCAGTCATGCTTCTGGCAGTCAACTTTAATGGCAAAATTTACTTTTCCAGACATAGACCGGATGGAGATTGGTTCAAAAACGCCATAGCAAATCCGCAGGTCAAAATAAAATACAAGGACAGGGTTTTTTCTGGACATGCAAAGTTAATCACCGACGAAGAATTCAGTAAGAAAATTTCAGAATTAAAATACCCAGGCGAAAAAAGGGCAAAAGAGAAAAGAGTGACGATAGAAATCACATTGGATTCTGCATGA
- a CDS encoding ArsR/SmtB family transcription factor produces the protein MSSDETADDGFTEKIKILATDDKKIKLFGELFTNDSSREILQLLFNDELTANQIAQKTQISLQLVKYHLNKLQDLGVVKISKIEKNSKSQDMKIYSATKFSIVIVPPTLSEKTKESKLLVRSFRHIYKVVGFGIATGLSGLLSLFQLQTKQIPMNEISSKKTAEFSAKNTASFRVDESSESVSAPAPMTAESEPVMEFAKSVEPQDFAEENLDIAETVIDSGVVSSYDLFLPFVIMTVVLGGLTVYYLYKYLKKSKQFMQNPM, from the coding sequence ATGTCTTCCGATGAAACTGCTGATGATGGCTTTACAGAAAAAATCAAAATTCTTGCAACAGATGACAAAAAAATAAAGTTATTCGGAGAGTTATTTACCAACGATTCTAGCCGTGAAATACTCCAACTGCTCTTCAACGACGAATTAACTGCAAACCAGATTGCCCAAAAAACTCAGATTTCTCTTCAACTAGTAAAGTATCACCTAAACAAACTTCAGGATTTAGGTGTAGTCAAAATTTCAAAGATTGAAAAAAACTCAAAGTCACAAGACATGAAAATTTACTCTGCAACAAAATTCAGCATTGTTATTGTCCCTCCTACACTTTCAGAAAAAACCAAAGAAAGCAAATTGCTTGTTCGCTCCTTTAGGCATATTTACAAAGTTGTGGGATTTGGAATTGCAACTGGACTGTCAGGGTTGCTTTCATTGTTCCAGTTACAGACAAAACAAATTCCTATGAATGAAATTTCAAGCAAAAAAACTGCAGAATTTTCTGCTAAAAATACTGCGTCATTTAGAGTGGATGAATCTTCCGAATCTGTTTCAGCGCCTGCCCCCATGACTGCAGAATCAGAACCCGTGATGGAATTTGCAAAAAGCGTCGAGCCTCAGGATTTTGCCGAAGAAAATCTGGACATTGCAGAAACTGTGATTGATTCTGGCGTTGTTTCTTCATATGATCTGTTTTTACCGTTTGTCATAATGACCGTAGTTCTTGGCGGGTTGACCGTATACTATTTGTACAAATACTTGAAAAAATCAAAACAGTTCATGCAGAATCCAATGTGA
- a CDS encoding beta-propeller domain-containing protein, with the protein MNSKITIPIAIVISVIVTAGITYSIDFEQPQISQVSDPEIVYVEKSDYFEGSQNIKKISSQEDLKKILEESAVFGGGFFDNRIFSTRAMVDDAVMMESDGFTGAPPPAPSMPTEAVTKSESGGADYSTTNVQVENVDEPDYLKNDSKYVYIVSQNTLTIIDAYPAESAKIILKIALDIESQYIQNMFLNGERLVIFYNGQSDDEIIPLYDFVPRRSYSQVTHALIVDVSDKENPTILKDYSIDGYFTDARMIGDYAYFVTNSNIDHQYPRLPVILERSVPILTPEAFYFDNVEQFSNFNTLTAIDIFGDTINSETFLMGYSGSIYVSEENFYLTYQQNMPYGFYEDSARDRFFDVIVPLLPNYIQEKIRQIQDDSTISASTKWLKISEVMQNSYNEMDKNDKEKLFEKIKEALIKYDKKIQEEANKTIIHKISIDEDKIEYVAKGTVPGRLLNQFSMDESGDRFRVATTLEHYSQYQGTVRSNSVYILDGNLNIVGGLDNIAPDESIFSARFMGDRLYLVTFQQIDPFFVIDLSSDKPKILGELKIPGFSNYLHPYDNEHIIGVGRDTKEIENGRVQQLGIKIALFNVADVKNPRVVDDIVIGDSSTYSEALNNHKAFFFDKKRGILSLPITSDVKSLDEVSSAKMIAPEYNRWSGFYVFDLDKIDGLNIMGTIAHSSEDSRYYGMGNARTFYIDDVLYTASEGYLKMNNFEDLKEINSIKFENTGKFIEYLKEDLVR; encoded by the coding sequence ATGAATTCAAAAATAACAATCCCAATAGCAATCGTCATTTCGGTCATAGTCACAGCAGGTATTACGTATTCAATAGATTTTGAACAGCCCCAAATATCCCAAGTCTCAGATCCTGAAATAGTCTATGTCGAGAAATCAGACTATTTTGAAGGATCACAAAATATCAAAAAGATTTCATCACAAGAAGATCTAAAAAAAATTCTTGAGGAATCTGCTGTTTTCGGAGGAGGATTTTTTGACAACAGAATATTTTCCACAAGAGCAATGGTAGACGATGCAGTAATGATGGAATCAGACGGGTTTACAGGTGCACCACCACCGGCACCATCAATGCCTACAGAAGCCGTAACAAAATCAGAATCTGGAGGCGCAGACTATTCCACTACAAATGTTCAAGTTGAAAATGTAGATGAGCCAGACTATCTAAAAAATGATTCAAAATATGTATACATTGTATCTCAAAACACTCTGACTATTATTGATGCATATCCAGCAGAATCTGCGAAGATAATTCTCAAAATCGCACTAGACATCGAGTCTCAATATATTCAAAACATGTTTCTAAATGGAGAAAGGCTAGTAATATTTTACAACGGGCAAAGCGATGACGAGATAATTCCACTTTATGACTTTGTGCCAAGACGTTCGTACAGTCAAGTTACACATGCATTAATTGTGGATGTTTCAGATAAAGAGAATCCAACTATTCTCAAAGACTATTCCATTGATGGGTATTTTACTGATGCAAGAATGATCGGAGACTATGCATACTTTGTAACAAATAGCAACATAGATCATCAATATCCAAGACTGCCCGTAATTTTGGAAAGATCTGTTCCAATTTTGACACCTGAGGCATTTTACTTTGATAACGTAGAACAGTTTTCAAACTTTAACACATTAACTGCAATAGACATATTTGGAGACACGATTAATTCAGAAACATTCCTTATGGGATATTCTGGTTCCATCTATGTTTCTGAGGAGAATTTTTACTTGACTTATCAGCAAAACATGCCATACGGATTTTATGAGGACTCGGCTAGAGACAGATTCTTTGATGTCATAGTACCGTTATTGCCAAACTACATTCAGGAAAAAATCAGACAAATCCAAGATGATTCCACAATTAGCGCATCAACTAAATGGCTAAAAATTTCAGAAGTGATGCAAAATTCATACAATGAAATGGATAAAAATGACAAAGAAAAGTTATTTGAGAAAATAAAAGAGGCCTTGATCAAATACGACAAAAAAATTCAAGAGGAAGCAAACAAGACAATAATTCACAAGATTTCAATTGACGAGGATAAAATAGAATATGTTGCAAAAGGCACAGTCCCTGGCAGATTACTAAACCAGTTTTCCATGGATGAAAGCGGAGACAGATTCAGAGTTGCAACCACATTAGAACACTATTCTCAATATCAAGGAACAGTTCGCTCAAATTCAGTCTATATCTTAGATGGTAATCTAAACATCGTTGGAGGACTAGACAATATTGCGCCTGACGAGAGTATTTTCTCAGCCAGATTTATGGGCGATAGATTATACCTGGTAACATTCCAACAAATCGATCCCTTCTTTGTGATTGATTTGTCATCAGACAAGCCAAAGATTTTAGGGGAATTGAAGATTCCAGGATTTTCAAACTATTTGCACCCATACGATAATGAACACATTATTGGAGTAGGTAGAGACACCAAAGAAATTGAAAATGGCAGAGTCCAGCAGTTAGGAATCAAAATTGCGTTATTCAACGTAGCAGATGTGAAGAACCCAAGGGTCGTAGATGACATAGTCATTGGGGACAGCTCCACATATTCTGAAGCATTAAACAATCACAAAGCATTCTTTTTTGATAAAAAAAGAGGCATCCTTTCACTTCCAATTACTAGTGATGTGAAAAGTTTAGACGAAGTTTCTAGTGCAAAGATGATAGCACCAGAATATAATCGCTGGAGTGGATTCTATGTATTTGATTTAGATAAAATAGACGGACTCAACATCATGGGAACAATAGCTCATTCATCAGAAGACTCGAGATATTACGGGATGGGAAACGCCAGAACATTCTACATTGATGACGTATTGTATACAGCATCAGAAGGATACCTAAAGATGAACAACTTTGAGGATCTAAAAGAAATCAATTCGATAAAATTTGAAAACACTGGAAAGTTCATAGAATACCTCAAAGAGGACTTGGTTCGATAA
- a CDS encoding tetratricopeptide repeat protein, with the protein MVGLFKHPKRRLKKLLKDGEYSDAIKLGKSLESEFSDDHDFMFIMGSVYLIVDDAKKALPYFDKAFELDNTDVENLTLKTNVHLALEQKDEAIDCCKRILKLQPENSEAQDLLEELESL; encoded by the coding sequence ATGGTAGGGCTTTTCAAACATCCAAAACGCCGTCTAAAAAAATTACTAAAAGATGGCGAATATAGTGATGCAATAAAACTTGGAAAAAGCTTGGAATCAGAATTTTCGGATGATCATGATTTTATGTTCATTATGGGAAGTGTCTATCTAATTGTAGATGATGCAAAAAAAGCGTTACCTTATTTTGACAAAGCATTTGAACTTGACAATACCGATGTAGAAAATCTTACTCTGAAAACAAACGTCCACTTGGCATTGGAGCAAAAAGATGAGGCAATTGATTGTTGCAAGCGTATTTTAAAATTACAACCAGAAAATTCTGAAGCACAAGATTTGCTTGAAGAACTAGAAAGTCTCTGA